The Aquarana catesbeiana isolate 2022-GZ unplaced genomic scaffold, ASM4218655v1 unanchor236, whole genome shotgun sequence genome window below encodes:
- the LOC141121962 gene encoding uncharacterized protein, protein MMASMRVEEDWSHMTEKILNLTLEIIYLLTGERFPLLKSGDHMTITVPPCDSLKPERHNMQKILEVTKKMMELLTGEMDPVMGTHQRDVPVLCIPGIPHRKITPSPTIISGNLWDDNIDVKEEYKEEDEEYGVMEEFSEGHKDMMEPPNTRNPPERCPRPLYSRDSTQEDHTIPHHHQSEKIRDSKVEVKEEIKEEDDEDGVMEESEFLKEHKDLYQDTMVESSSYRNPPERCPRPLYSRDSTQEDHTIPHCYKSGDPIDIEFEVKAEEERYVRNDQQSMEEDGITGTFIEEDTPTEISTVDGREMRKTSEDCLTLSPDCKVEDEDITQYSPGENPTTSNVHPAPHSVDGPSYSSYPEEPQTVRDGAVLPTEKRFSCTECGKCFPSKSKLNVHIRSHTGEKPYSCPECGKCFSVKSSLDTHQRLHTGEKPYSCPECGKCFSEKCNLYTHQRSHTGEKPYSCPECGKCFSVKSNLDIHQRSHTGERPFSCTECGKCFASKSKLNMHIRSHTGEKPYSCPECGKCFPSTSKLNVHIRSHTGEKPYSCPECGKCFSQVINLYRHQRSHTGEKPYSCPECGKCFSVKSHLYRHQRSHTGEKPYSCPECGKCFVLKSQLFTHLMSSHNRNSPGENPATSNVHLAPHSVDGPSYSSYPEEPQTVRNGAILPTEKRLSCTECGKCFPSKSKLNKHKRSHTGERPYSCPECGKCFSEKSYLSTHQRLHTGEKPYSCPECGKCFSLKFNLHRHQRSHTGEKPYSCPE, encoded by the exons ATGATGGCATCAATGAGGGtggaggaggactggagtcacatgactgagaagatactaaacctcaccctggagatcatctacctgctgaccggagag agatttcctcttctgaagtcaggtgatcatatgaccatcacagttcctccatgtgactccctaaaacctgagagacacaatatgcagaagattctagaagtcaccaagaagatgatggagctgctgacaggagag atggatccagtaatgggaacccaccagagagatgtccccgtcctctgtattcccgggattccacacaggaagatcacaccatcccccaccatcatcag TGGAAACCtctgggatgataatattgatgttaaagaagagtataaagaggaggatgaggagtatggagtgatggaggagttttcagaaggacacaaggatatgatggagccacctaataccaggaacccaccagagagatgtccccgtcctctgtattcccgggattccacacaggaagatcacaccatccctcaccatcaccag AGTGAAAAAAttagagattctaaagttgaagttaaagaagagataaaagaggaggatgatgaggatggggtgatggaggagtcagagtttctaaaagaacacaaagatctgtaccaggacaccatggtggagtcatccagctacagaaacccaccagagagatgtccccgtcctctgtattcccgggattccacacaggaagatcacaccatccctcactgttacaag agtggagatccaatcgatatagaatttgaggttaaagcagaagaagagaggtatgtaaggaatgatcagcagtctatggaggaggatggaataacggggacatttatagaggaggacactcctacagagatcagcacag tagatggacgggagatgaggaaaacctcagaggattgtctcactttgtctccagactgtaaagtagaagatgaggacatcacacagtatagtccaggagaaaacccgactacctcaaatgtccatccggcaccacacagtgtagatggaccatcgtattcctcttatcctgaggaacctcagactgtgcgggacggtgccgtccttccaacagagaagaggttttcctgtactgagtgcgggaagtgtttcccttctaaatccaaacttaatgtgcatataagatctcacacaggggagaagccgtattcctgtcctgagtgcgggaaatgtttttcagtgaagtccagtctagacacacatcagagattgcacacaggggaaaagccgtattcctgtcctgagtgcgggaaatgtttttcagaaaagtGCAATCtctacacacatcagagatctcacacgggggagaagccatattcctgtcctgagtgtgggaaatgtttttcagtgaagtccaatcttgacatacatcagagatctcacacgggggaaaggccgttttcctgtactgagtgtgggaagtgtttcgcttctaaatccaaacttaatatgcatataagatctcacacaggagagaagccgtattcctgtcctgagtgcgggaagtgtttcccttctacatccaaacttaatgtgcatataagatctcacacaggagagaagccgtattcctgtcctgagtgtgggaagtgtttttcaCAGGTGATCAATCTttatagacatcagagatctcacacgggtgagaagccgtattcctgtcctgagtgcgggaaatgtttttcagtgaagtctcatctttacagacatcagagatctcacacgggggagaagccatattcctgtcctgagtgtgggaaatgctttGTACTAAAGTCACAACTTTTCACACATCTCATGAGTTCTCATAACAggaatagtccaggagaaaacccggctacctcaaatgtccatctggcaccacacagtgtagatggaccatcgtattcctcttatcctgaggaacctcagactgtgaggaatggtgccatccttccaacagagaagaggctttcctgtactgagtgcgggaagtgtttcccttcTAAATCCAAACTCAATaaacataaaagatctcacacgggggagaggccatattcctgtccagagtgcggcaaatgtttttcagagaagtcctatctttccacacatcagagattgcacacgggggagaagccgtattcctgtcctgagtgcgggaaatgtttttcactgaagttcaATCttcacagacatcagagatctcacacgggggagaagccgtattcctgtcctgagtga
- the LOC141121965 gene encoding uncharacterized protein isoform X3, with protein MDIEFVGKAEEEEMYVRDDQQSMEEDGITGTFIEEDTPTEISTVDGREMRKTSEDCLTLSPDCKVEDEDITQYSPGENPTTSNVHPAPHSVDGPSYSSYPEEPQTVRDGAGPSYSSYPEEPQTVRDGAGPSYSSYPEEPQTVRDGAILPTEKRFSCTECGKCFRFRSNLNEHKRSHTGEKPYSCPECRKCFSRKSNLSIHQRSHTGEKPYSCPECGKCFSVKSDLSIHQRSHTGKKPYSCPECGKCFSHKSSLSTHQRSHTGEKPYSCPECRKCFSRKSNLSTHQRSHTGEKPYSCPECGKCFSVKSDLSIHQRSHTGEKSYSCPECGKCFSRKSSLFIHQRSHTGKKPYSCPECGKCFSRKSSLSIHQRSHTGKKPYSCPECGKCFSHKSSLSTHQRSHTGEKPYSCPECGKCFSQKSNFSIHQRSHTGERPYSCPECGKCFSRKSLLTTHQRSHTGEKPYSCPECGKCFSDKSNLSRHQRSHTGEKPYSCPECGKCFSDKSSLSRHQRSHTGEKSYSCPK; from the coding sequence tagatggacgggagatgaggaaaacctcagaggattgtctcactttgtctccagactgtaaagtagaagatgaggacatcacacagtatagtccaggagaaaacccgactacctcaaatgtccatccggcaccacacagtgtagatggaccatcgtattcctcttatcctgaggaacctcagactgtgcgggacggtgccggaccatcgtattcctcttatcctgaggaacctcagactgtgagggacggtgccggaccatcgtattcctcttatcctgaggaacctcagactgtgagggacggtgccatccttccaacagagaagaggttttcctgtactgagtgcgggaagtgtttccgttttagATCCAATCTTAAtgagcataaaagatctcacacaggggagaagccatattcctgtcctgagtgcaggaaatgtttttcacggaagtccaatctttccatacatcagagatctcacacgggggagaagccgtattcctgtcctgagtgcgggaaatgtttttcagtgaagtccgatctttccatacatcagagatcccacacagggaagaagccgtattcctgtcctgagtgcgggaaatgtttttcacacaagtccagtctttccacacatcagagatctcacacaggggagaagccatattcctgtcctgagtgcaggaagtgtttttcacggaagtccaatctttccacacatcagagatctcacacgggggagaagccgtattcctgtcctgagtgcgggaaatgtttttcagtgaagtccgatctttccatacatcagagatctcacacaggggagaagtcgtattcctgtcctgagtgcgggaaatgtttttcacggaagtccagtcttttcatacatcagagatcccacacagggaagaagccgtattcctgtcctgagtgcgggaaatgtttttcacggaagtccagtctttccatacatcagagatcccacacagggaagaagccgtattcctgtcctgagtgcgggaaatgtttttcacacaagtccagtctttccacacatcagagatctcacacgggggaaaagccatattcctgtcctgagtgcgggaaatgtttttcacagaagtccaatttttccatacatcagagatctcacacgggggagaggccgtattcttgtcctgagtgcgggaaatgtttttcacggaagtcccttcttaccacacatcagagatctcacacaggggagaagccgtattcctgtcctgagtgcgggaaatgtttttcagataagtccaatctttccagacatcagagatctcacacgggggagaagccgtattcctgtcctgagtgcgggaaatgtttttcagataagtccagtctttccagacatcagagatctcacacaggggagaagtccTATTCCTGTCctaagtga